Proteins from a single region of Crassaminicella profunda:
- a CDS encoding Tad domain-containing protein, with product MNPKIKNLFSEQRGSTLVFFSLLLVIILGMIGIALDGGTLFVTKVHLQKTANAAVLSGAQELFNNETTITNIVDTILYEHDEQNSLDTLTIEMNNKVTLHLKKTVTLSFLSLFGFEKTPVEVRATAKVVSMGRGRGAAPLGIDDSIPLEFYKSYKLKVDQTEVSAGNFGILALEGPGAKTYEDNLRNGYSGEIKVGDMIETQTGNIAGKTRTVINERINACTHQIGDLHHRDCSRILLVPVYTPHNFTSNQLKIVKVTGFAYFYILEPMTIYDTSVTGMFIERVGTGFGDENNINNGAYTVKLTK from the coding sequence ATGAACCCAAAAATAAAAAATTTATTTTCTGAACAAAGAGGAAGTACCCTAGTTTTTTTCTCTTTATTATTAGTTATAATTCTTGGAATGATTGGTATCGCTTTAGATGGTGGAACTTTATTCGTAACAAAGGTTCATTTACAAAAAACAGCCAATGCTGCTGTATTATCTGGAGCTCAAGAACTTTTTAACAATGAAACAACCATCACAAACATTGTAGATACAATTCTTTATGAACATGATGAACAAAATAGCTTAGATACGCTCACCATAGAGATGAACAATAAAGTAACCCTACACTTAAAAAAAACTGTTACTTTATCCTTTTTAAGTCTATTTGGTTTTGAAAAGACCCCTGTAGAGGTACGGGCAACTGCAAAGGTAGTTTCAATGGGACGAGGAAGAGGAGCAGCCCCTTTGGGAATTGATGATTCCATTCCATTAGAATTCTATAAATCTTATAAATTAAAAGTAGATCAAACAGAAGTGAGTGCTGGAAATTTTGGTATTTTAGCATTAGAAGGACCAGGAGCTAAAACTTATGAGGATAACCTTAGAAATGGTTATAGTGGTGAAATTAAAGTTGGAGACATGATTGAGACACAAACTGGAAATATTGCAGGAAAAACAAGAACTGTTATTAATGAACGGATCAATGCTTGTACTCATCAAATAGGAGATCTTCATCATAGAGATTGTTCTAGAATCCTATTAGTGCCTGTCTATACTCCCCATAATTTTACATCTAATCAATTAAAAATAGTTAAAGTTACTGGATTTGCATACTTTTACATTCTAGAACCAATGACTATTTATGATACATCTGTAACTGGTATGTTCATAGAAAGAGTAGGTACAGGCTTTGGAGATGAAAATAACATAAATAATGGAGCATACACTGTAAAACTAACAAAGTAG
- a CDS encoding response regulator transcription factor → MSERKILIVDDDYNICELIELYLKKEGYIVMSTHNGLDAIEIFREETPDLVVLDIMLPKMDGWDVCRELKRISNVPIIMLTAKGDTFDKVLGLKLGADDYMVKPFEPRELVARVEAVLRRTNTPGLVTRQMILPHLLIDMDLYVVKINDHTFSLPPKEMELLYFLVKNQNRVFSREQLIENIWGFDFDGDNRTIDVHIKRLREKLEPLKNKYEIKTVWGVGYKFEVK, encoded by the coding sequence GTGTCTGAGAGGAAAATCCTTATAGTAGATGATGATTATAATATTTGTGAACTAATAGAACTTTATCTAAAAAAAGAAGGGTATATTGTAATGAGTACTCATAATGGATTAGATGCAATAGAAATATTTAGAGAAGAAACCCCTGACCTTGTTGTTTTAGATATTATGCTTCCTAAAATGGATGGGTGGGATGTTTGTAGAGAGTTAAAAAGAATAAGTAATGTACCTATTATTATGCTAACAGCAAAGGGCGATACCTTTGATAAGGTTTTAGGATTAAAATTAGGTGCGGATGATTATATGGTAAAACCTTTTGAACCACGAGAATTAGTGGCAAGAGTTGAAGCAGTCCTAAGAAGAACAAATACCCCAGGCTTGGTTACAAGGCAAATGATTCTACCTCATCTTTTGATTGATATGGATCTTTATGTGGTAAAAATAAATGATCATACTTTTTCATTACCACCAAAGGAGATGGAACTCTTATATTTTCTTGTAAAAAATCAAAATAGAGTTTTTAGTAGAGAACAACTCATTGAAAATATATGGGGTTTTGATTTTGATGGAGACAATAGAACGATAGATGTACATATTAAAAGACTAAGAGAAAAATTAGAACCCTTAAAAAATAAGTATGAAATAAAGACTGTTTGGGGGGTTGGATATAAATTTGAGGTGAAGTGA
- the cpaB gene encoding Flp pilus assembly protein CpaB, protein MKSKLILFLAIIMGLITTFLFYNYVETLNKEKLSNHKMATILVAQQNIHKNQKISKQMVTLKDIPQKSIPPQSVKSFSEIENQILTADIVKGEPILKHRLQKQSEETLLVAKKIRKGYRAVSVGVNMVQSVTNLIEPEDIVDVVFSEEIKEINKQKLIRTELILQQVRVLSVGRRMIESTKEDPYVEYSSVTLELTQNDAVKLVNASERGNIHLILHSKIH, encoded by the coding sequence ATGAAGTCAAAATTAATACTATTCCTTGCAATCATTATGGGACTGATTACTACTTTTTTATTCTATAACTATGTAGAAACACTCAATAAAGAAAAATTATCTAATCATAAAATGGCAACGATTCTTGTTGCTCAACAAAATATCCATAAAAACCAAAAAATTTCAAAACAAATGGTCACCTTAAAAGACATTCCACAAAAGAGTATTCCTCCACAATCAGTAAAAAGCTTTTCAGAAATAGAAAATCAGATTTTAACAGCTGATATAGTAAAGGGAGAACCTATTCTTAAACATCGCCTTCAAAAACAATCAGAAGAAACACTATTGGTTGCTAAAAAAATTAGAAAAGGATATCGGGCTGTATCTGTAGGTGTCAATATGGTTCAATCTGTTACAAATTTAATTGAACCAGAGGACATAGTAGATGTAGTATTCAGCGAAGAAATAAAAGAAATAAACAAACAAAAACTTATCAGGACAGAACTCATCCTCCAACAAGTCCGTGTTTTATCTGTTGGAAGAAGAATGATTGAATCTACAAAAGAAGATCCTTATGTAGAGTACAGCTCTGTTACATTAGAATTAACACAAAATGATGCAGTAAAATTAGTCAATGCTTCAGAAAGAGGAAATATTCATCTCATTCTTCATAGTAAAATTCATTAA
- a CDS encoding RNase H family protein — protein MKAINIYTDGACSGNQNENNLGGWGATLEYGEHKKELYGGEKNTTNNRMEMTALLESLKVLKKENLVINIFSDSSYLIECFTKKWYIKWQMNGWINASKKPVENKELWEKLLEEINRQKNINFYRVKGHLNINNSSQMNKWYEKFKTWNGHHFSMEEFIYITKMNIVADALANKGIDQLREKTF, from the coding sequence ATGAAAGCTATTAACATATATACAGATGGTGCTTGTTCTGGAAATCAAAATGAAAATAATTTAGGAGGTTGGGGAGCTACCCTAGAATACGGTGAACATAAAAAAGAATTATATGGAGGAGAGAAAAATACTACAAATAATCGTATGGAAATGACTGCACTATTAGAAAGTTTAAAAGTTCTAAAAAAAGAGAATCTTGTTATTAATATTTTCTCTGACAGCTCCTACCTGATTGAATGTTTCACAAAAAAGTGGTACATAAAATGGCAGATGAACGGCTGGATAAACGCAAGTAAAAAACCTGTAGAAAATAAAGAACTTTGGGAAAAATTATTAGAAGAAATTAATAGACAAAAAAATATCAATTTTTATCGGGTGAAGGGACACTTAAATATTAACAATTCCTCTCAAATGAACAAATGGTATGAAAAATTTAAAACATGGAATGGCCATCATTTCTCTATGGAGGAATTCATCTATATCACAAAAATGAATATTGTAGCCGATGCTTTAGCAAATAAAGGAATTGATCAGTTAAGAGAAAAGACCTTCTAA
- a CDS encoding CpaF family protein yields MSLLSKLKNKNGGNTSPSDKKMSIENIVKTKQNPISIPHENNAIKNKQKEPIPTTDKNEAFKKHLHKQVLKEIEKDSIENIIERIDEMAIEIIKDDESFLGKVNRKKIVTELINNLTGYGPINPLLLDSEVTEVMVNGPFRVYAERKGKLELTDISFQDNEHVMHIIEKIVAPLGRRIDESSPMVDARLPDGSRVNAIIPPLALNGPTITIRKFSKDPFTIEDLIGFNTLSQEMAVFLEACVKARLNVFISGGTGSGKTTTLNVLSSFIPNDERIITIEDAAELQLWQDHVVSLESRPPNIEGKGAITIRDLVRNSLRMRPERIVVGEVRGGEALDMLQAMNTGHDGSLATGHSNSPRDMISRLETMVLMAGMELPIKAIREQIGSAIDLIVQQSRLKDGSRKITNITEVQGLEGDVIVLQDIFIFKQQGVDEQGKIIGKLIPTGIRPKFYENLTTSGIHIPTTVFMEEEDWNL; encoded by the coding sequence ATGAGCCTTCTATCCAAGTTAAAAAATAAAAACGGCGGGAATACTTCCCCTTCTGATAAAAAAATGTCCATAGAAAATATAGTGAAGACGAAACAAAATCCCATATCTATTCCTCATGAAAACAATGCTATTAAGAATAAACAAAAAGAACCTATTCCAACTACAGATAAAAATGAAGCATTTAAAAAACATCTTCATAAGCAGGTTTTAAAAGAAATAGAAAAAGATTCTATAGAAAATATTATTGAAAGAATCGATGAAATGGCTATTGAAATCATAAAAGATGATGAATCCTTTTTAGGAAAGGTTAATCGAAAGAAAATTGTAACCGAATTAATCAATAATCTTACAGGTTACGGTCCTATCAACCCTTTATTATTAGATTCAGAGGTTACAGAAGTTATGGTCAATGGCCCTTTTAGAGTATATGCGGAAAGAAAAGGTAAATTAGAACTAACAGATATAAGTTTTCAAGATAATGAACACGTGATGCATATTATAGAAAAAATTGTTGCACCCCTAGGACGCCGAATCGATGAAAGCAGCCCTATGGTAGATGCAAGACTTCCTGATGGTTCTCGTGTAAATGCGATTATTCCTCCATTAGCATTAAATGGGCCTACTATAACCATTCGTAAATTTTCAAAGGATCCTTTTACGATAGAAGACCTAATTGGTTTTAATACCTTATCCCAAGAAATGGCTGTATTTTTAGAAGCCTGTGTAAAAGCAAGGCTCAATGTATTTATCAGCGGAGGAACAGGCTCAGGAAAAACAACAACCCTAAACGTTCTCTCTTCATTTATTCCTAATGACGAAAGAATCATTACCATAGAAGATGCAGCAGAACTTCAGCTCTGGCAGGATCACGTAGTCTCCTTAGAATCTCGCCCTCCAAACATAGAAGGAAAAGGAGCCATTACCATTCGTGACTTAGTTCGAAACTCCTTGCGTATGAGACCTGAAAGAATTGTTGTAGGAGAGGTCCGTGGTGGAGAAGCACTAGATATGCTTCAGGCAATGAATACAGGGCATGATGGCTCATTGGCTACAGGACACTCTAATAGCCCAAGGGATATGATTTCTCGTTTAGAAACAATGGTTTTGATGGCTGGAATGGAACTTCCCATAAAAGCAATAAGAGAACAGATTGGAAGTGCTATTGACTTAATCGTTCAACAATCAAGGCTAAAGGATGGATCAAGAAAAATCACCAATATTACAGAAGTCCAAGGTCTTGAAGGAGATGTTATCGTGCTTCAAGATATCTTTATCTTCAAACAACAGGGGGTAGATGAACAAGGGAAAATCATTGGTAAATTAATCCCTACAGGTATTCGTCCTAAATTTTATGAAAATCTGACTACCAGCGGTATTCATATTCCAACAACTGTATTTATGGAAGAGGAGGATTGGAATCTATGA
- a CDS encoding aspartyl-phosphate phosphatase Spo0E family protein, whose amino-acid sequence MGETKEMRRKIEDLRRYLYDLIRQNKNLVAAEVVFVSQELDKALNEYDMIVKKQIA is encoded by the coding sequence ATGGGAGAAACAAAAGAAATGAGGAGAAAAATAGAAGATTTAAGACGATATTTGTATGATTTAATCAGACAAAATAAAAACTTGGTTGCAGCAGAAGTCGTATTTGTCAGTCAAGAATTAGATAAAGCCTTAAATGAATATGATATGATTGTAAAAAAACAGATAGCATAA
- a CDS encoding type II secretion system F family protein, translating to MIKDQDKENHLSFAKRVLSPTLKKYKGRFRKKFSGEKHDKLEMKILQAGSPFDMTPVDFRLVQIILIILFPILFMIYGSLLSISISMIFFLVIFSVVFAAFLPTLYLLQKTKKRSKRALKELPDIVDLLTVSLEAGLGFDLALHKLISRNNGIIADEFHRCLEEIRLGKPRRIALKEITERLPLDEMNVLINSILQAEKLGISTVQILRIQSHEIRQKRKQRAEEQAMKAPIKMLFPLVFFIFPSLFIVLLGPAVIQFINTFKK from the coding sequence TTGATCAAAGATCAAGATAAAGAAAATCACCTTTCCTTTGCAAAAAGAGTCTTATCTCCAACCTTAAAAAAATACAAGGGAAGGTTTCGAAAGAAATTTTCTGGAGAAAAACATGATAAGCTAGAAATGAAAATCCTTCAAGCAGGAAGTCCTTTTGACATGACCCCCGTTGATTTTCGTCTAGTCCAAATCATATTGATCATTCTATTTCCCATATTATTTATGATCTACGGAAGCCTTTTAAGTATTTCTATCTCAATGATTTTTTTTCTTGTTATTTTTAGTGTTGTTTTTGCCGCATTTCTTCCTACATTATATTTATTACAAAAAACAAAAAAAAGAAGCAAGCGTGCCTTAAAAGAACTTCCTGATATAGTAGACCTTCTTACGGTAAGTCTCGAAGCAGGTCTTGGTTTTGATTTAGCCCTGCACAAATTGATTTCTCGAAACAACGGAATTATTGCAGATGAATTTCACCGCTGCTTAGAAGAAATCCGTCTAGGAAAGCCAAGAAGAATAGCCCTAAAAGAAATTACAGAAAGACTCCCCTTAGATGAAATGAATGTTTTAATCAACAGTATATTACAAGCTGAAAAACTTGGAATCAGTACGGTTCAGATTCTCCGTATTCAATCCCACGAAATAAGACAGAAAAGAAAACAAAGAGCAGAGGAACAAGCTATGAAAGCACCTATAAAAATGTTATTTCCTCTTGTTTTTTTCATTTTCCCTAGTCTTTTTATTGTTCTTTTAGGCCCTGCAGTTATTCAATTTATTAATACATTTAAAAAATAG
- a CDS encoding AAA family ATPase, protein MTKKQNIITNRGKMIVICSAKGGIGKTVLTANLSVALSKKKFKTSILDSCFQFGNIHLVMDLKPMFTIKDAVEKIEDLDENLLTSYLTRHESGVSVLPSPPSPEYADLITLDALDKVCTSLLNRCDYLLVDTNAGLPEHNLYFIEKADTIILMTDLEMTSLKNTKSILSVLYALDLDKKVKIVVNRSTMKSLLKATDVPKILEEESLLYIPNHFEIVSKSINIGMPFVMHYRRAELTKSIFHIANLLSKDL, encoded by the coding sequence ATGACCAAGAAACAAAATATTATAACAAACAGAGGAAAAATGATCGTCATTTGCAGTGCAAAGGGAGGAATAGGAAAAACTGTACTAACAGCAAATCTTTCCGTTGCTTTGTCTAAAAAAAAATTTAAAACATCTATTTTAGATAGCTGCTTTCAGTTTGGAAACATTCATTTGGTCATGGATCTTAAACCTATGTTTACCATAAAAGATGCAGTAGAAAAAATTGAAGACTTAGATGAAAATCTTCTTACCTCTTATCTTACTCGTCATGAAAGTGGCGTTAGCGTCTTACCTTCACCCCCAAGTCCTGAATATGCTGATTTAATCACTTTAGATGCTCTTGATAAGGTTTGTACTTCTTTGCTGAATCGTTGTGATTATCTACTCGTAGATACAAATGCAGGACTGCCTGAACATAACCTGTATTTTATCGAAAAAGCAGATACAATTATCCTTATGACAGATTTAGAAATGACCTCTTTAAAAAATACAAAGTCCATACTATCTGTACTTTATGCTTTAGATTTAGATAAAAAAGTAAAGATTGTAGTCAACCGCTCTACTATGAAAAGTCTTCTAAAAGCAACTGATGTTCCTAAAATCCTAGAGGAAGAATCTTTACTTTATATTCCTAATCATTTTGAAATTGTATCAAAATCTATCAACATAGGAATGCCTTTTGTCATGCACTATCGAAGAGCAGAACTTACAAAATCTATTTTTCACATTGCTAATCTTCTTTCAAAAGATTTATAA
- a CDS encoding type II secretion system F family protein, producing MKWVILSFFLVTSFIVFSILLNRLFFSQKRFEKRVQYYLLEDNEKILEKKNFNLLVQIQMMNRKIKKHLPSIKSTKKLETLLNRAGVPLKPEEFVLFRWMGSVFFGSLLYIFSKNILFFIIGGVCGYIFPKLLIKRKFHHRLLKFNEGLPDMITIIVGSLRAGFSFPQSLKSVVEESDSPIKEEITLLLKEMQYGGNIEEALYHFQERMPSGDLELMIQAILIQRQVGGNLATVLEIIVQTIRDRNMIQRQVMTLTAQGRMSGMIIGLLPILLSFAIYFINPKYITILFTQRIGLIMVGMGIFSAIIGFILVQKITKIEV from the coding sequence ATGAAATGGGTAATACTATCGTTTTTCCTTGTTACATCATTTATTGTTTTTTCAATCCTATTAAATCGTTTATTTTTTTCCCAAAAGCGCTTTGAAAAAAGAGTTCAATATTATTTATTAGAGGACAATGAAAAAATATTAGAAAAGAAAAACTTCAATCTATTGGTACAAATACAAATGATGAATCGAAAAATTAAAAAGCATCTTCCTTCCATAAAATCTACTAAAAAGCTAGAAACCCTCCTAAATAGAGCAGGGGTTCCCCTTAAGCCAGAAGAATTTGTTTTATTTAGATGGATGGGTAGTGTATTCTTTGGAAGTTTGTTGTATATCTTTTCAAAGAATATCTTGTTTTTTATAATAGGAGGAGTTTGTGGCTATATTTTCCCAAAACTACTCATAAAAAGAAAGTTTCATCATCGTCTCTTAAAATTTAACGAAGGTCTTCCTGATATGATTACTATTATTGTGGGTTCCTTAAGAGCAGGCTTTAGTTTTCCTCAATCCTTAAAATCTGTTGTAGAAGAGTCAGATTCTCCTATTAAAGAAGAAATAACTCTTTTATTGAAAGAAATGCAGTATGGTGGAAATATTGAAGAAGCTTTATATCATTTTCAAGAAAGAATGCCTAGTGGAGACCTTGAGCTAATGATTCAAGCAATTTTGATTCAAAGACAAGTTGGAGGAAACTTGGCTACTGTACTAGAGATTATTGTACAGACCATTCGTGATCGGAATATGATTCAGCGCCAAGTCATGACCCTTACAGCCCAAGGAAGAATGTCTGGAATGATCATAGGCCTTCTCCCTATTCTTCTAAGCTTTGCCATTTATTTTATTAACCCAAAATATATCACTATTTTATTTACCCAAAGAATTGGACTTATTATGGTTGGAATGGGAATATTTTCAGCAATCATTGGTTTTATTTTGGTACAAAAAATAACAAAAATCGAGGTGTAG
- a CDS encoding LysM peptidoglycan-binding domain-containing protein, whose protein sequence is MHPALIRKCPIGTTLYTVKKGDTLYNIAMKYNTRAQFLAYINRLKDPDNLKIGQPLCVPKRPVVPPCLNGRYYTIQYGDTLYKLAKENKISVQELQRANPFINPYNLIIGQMICIPKKPMECKDGQVYMVKEGDTYYIIATKFDVSFNALRKANPNFDLENLQIGQEICIPSSKPSVICPEDKTYIIEEGENLSSVAEKFVVSAADILKVNPNMIPSEFIPGRLICIPTEEVPV, encoded by the coding sequence ATGCATCCTGCATTAATAAGAAAATGTCCAATAGGAACTACGTTATACACTGTAAAAAAGGGTGACACATTATATAATATTGCAATGAAGTACAATACTAGGGCGCAATTTTTAGCTTATATCAATAGACTTAAAGATCCAGATAATCTTAAGATCGGGCAACCCCTTTGTGTTCCCAAAAGACCTGTTGTGCCACCTTGCCTGAATGGGAGATATTATACGATTCAGTATGGAGATACACTATATAAGCTTGCGAAAGAGAATAAGATTTCTGTACAAGAATTACAAAGAGCGAATCCCTTTATAAATCCTTATAATTTGATAATAGGCCAAATGATTTGTATTCCTAAAAAGCCTATGGAATGCAAAGATGGGCAAGTATATATGGTGAAAGAAGGGGATACTTATTATATAATTGCAACTAAATTTGATGTATCTTTTAATGCCTTAAGGAAAGCTAATCCCAATTTTGATTTAGAAAATTTACAGATAGGTCAAGAAATTTGTATTCCTTCATCAAAGCCTTCAGTCATTTGTCCAGAAGATAAGACTTATATTATAGAGGAAGGTGAAAATTTATCGAGTGTGGCAGAAAAGTTTGTTGTTAGTGCAGCAGATATTCTAAAAGTAAATCCAAATATGATACCGAGTGAATTTATACCAGGGAGATTGATTTGTATTCCAACAGAAGAGGTACCTGTTTAA
- a CDS encoding cold-inducible protein YdjO-related protein: MFIKRKQEETPEKVYELKAVEIWQCPECIGWMQKEFSTAENPVCPFCSSSMVAGVREMNVIVE, encoded by the coding sequence ATGTTCATAAAAAGAAAACAAGAAGAAACACCAGAAAAAGTATACGAATTAAAGGCAGTAGAAATATGGCAATGTCCTGAGTGTATTGGATGGATGCAAAAAGAATTTAGTACTGCAGAAAATCCTGTATGTCCATTTTGTTCAAGTAGTATGGTAGCAGGAGTGAGAGAAATGAATGTGATAGTAGAATAG
- a CDS encoding cysteine-rich small domain-containing protein: MSENFKFHQNSKCEYFPCHKVKDEKDFNCLFCFCPLYMLKDQCGGNFKYTNGVKDCSDCLIPHGKGAYDYVMSKMKEVIRIGSQRDEE, translated from the coding sequence ATGAGTGAAAATTTTAAATTCCATCAAAATAGTAAATGTGAATATTTTCCCTGTCACAAAGTTAAGGATGAAAAAGATTTTAACTGTCTATTCTGCTTTTGTCCACTATATATGTTAAAGGATCAATGCGGTGGAAATTTTAAGTATACAAATGGTGTAAAAGATTGTAGCGATTGCTTGATTCCTCATGGCAAAGGAGCCTATGATTATGTTATGTCAAAAATGAAGGAAGTCATTCGTATCGGTAGCCAGCGTGATGAAGAATAA
- a CDS encoding Flp family type IVb pilin, with product MLKKLKGLITEEKGQGMTEYGLILGAIAVAVIAIIALFGPRITAMFNNTLDTINPPAGS from the coding sequence ATGCTAAAAAAATTAAAAGGTCTAATCACTGAAGAAAAAGGTCAAGGTATGACAGAATACGGTTTGATCTTAGGAGCAATCGCTGTAGCAGTTATCGCAATCATTGCTTTATTCGGCCCTAGAATTACAGCTATGTTTAATAATACATTAGATACAATCAATCCTCCTGCAGGTTCTTAA
- a CDS encoding TadE/TadG family type IV pilus assembly protein, protein MVKNEKGQSLVEFALILPILLLLICATFDFGRIMYTYMHLNLITQEAVRMGGLGESDDTITQFAQNNLHVGDVNLLQIQISPNTLQRKSGDYITVTLEYPITYVTPFLSTLFPSPYRVITDSTIRIE, encoded by the coding sequence ATGGTAAAAAATGAGAAGGGTCAATCCCTTGTAGAATTTGCATTAATTTTACCTATTTTACTCCTTTTAATATGTGCCACTTTTGACTTTGGAAGGATTATGTATACCTATATGCATCTCAATCTCATCACACAAGAAGCAGTAAGGATGGGAGGCCTTGGAGAATCCGATGACACAATTACCCAGTTTGCTCAAAATAATTTACATGTTGGAGACGTAAATCTTTTGCAGATTCAAATTTCTCCCAATACCTTACAAAGAAAATCAGGAGATTATATTACAGTGACCTTAGAATATCCTATTACATATGTTACCCCTTTCCTTTCAACCCTATTTCCATCTCCGTATAGGGTTATTACAGATTCTACAATCCGTATAGAATAA
- a CDS encoding A24 family peptidase, with translation MWFNFLLVMLLVICVITDIRERKIYNKVIFPTLIIAFLSHLLLGGSKDLFSSVIGFFVGFLILFVPYLLGGMGAGDVKLLALIGALKGSYFVLHSSIYMAIAGGLMAFILLIFQKQLHTTLKSLYYYIYNLKYGIRLPSLINNNDLSNTYPYGTAIATGAIINLLLEGGLHLW, from the coding sequence ATGTGGTTTAATTTTTTATTAGTTATGCTCTTAGTTATCTGTGTGATTACAGATATAAGGGAAAGAAAAATCTATAACAAAGTCATATTCCCAACTCTTATAATTGCTTTTTTATCACATCTTTTATTGGGTGGATCTAAAGATTTATTTTCTTCTGTTATTGGTTTTTTTGTTGGTTTTTTAATTCTTTTTGTCCCCTATCTTCTAGGTGGTATGGGAGCAGGAGATGTAAAGCTCCTTGCTTTAATAGGTGCCCTTAAAGGTTCTTACTTTGTTTTGCATTCAAGCATATATATGGCAATCGCAGGGGGCCTAATGGCATTTATATTACTAATTTTTCAAAAACAACTACACACTACCCTTAAATCTTTGTATTATTATATTTACAACTTAAAATATGGTATAAGATTACCTTCACTTATCAATAATAATGATCTCTCCAACACATATCCCTATGGCACAGCCATTGCAACAGGAGCTATCATCAATCTCCTTTTAGAAGGGGGATTACATCTATGGTAA
- a CDS encoding DUF192 domain-containing protein: MNLDNGQILATKVHIANTFYKRLKGLMFSKNLPSDCALYIQPCRGIHTFFMGYNIDVLHLDSFRQVVAIEENLRPGRIGKIHPLTIEIIELPAGKIKKTQTKLGNTIQLG; this comes from the coding sequence ATGAATCTAGATAATGGTCAGATTTTGGCAACAAAGGTCCATATAGCCAACACTTTCTACAAAAGATTAAAAGGACTCATGTTTTCAAAAAATCTACCTTCAGATTGTGCGCTTTATATTCAACCCTGCCGAGGTATTCACACCTTTTTCATGGGTTACAACATTGATGTATTGCATCTAGATTCTTTTAGACAAGTTGTAGCCATAGAAGAAAATTTACGTCCTGGAAGAATCGGAAAAATCCATCCTCTTACAATAGAAATTATAGAACTTCCAGCTGGAAAAATTAAAAAAACCCAAACAAAATTGGGAAATACGATTCAATTGGGGTAA